From Impatiens glandulifera chromosome 7, dImpGla2.1, whole genome shotgun sequence:
TTTTAGCATGTCTTGAGGACATCGCTGTTTCCTTTTTTATGCCTACTATCTCATCATAAGCAAGAATGTTTACTGTCTGAATACTTTTACTTCTTTATTTTATTCCACTTGACTTTGCCCTTTGTAAAAGCTTATACTAGTCATTGatgattttagttttaattgtCAAAATAGATATAACCCTGTGATCAGGAAAAGGAGCACGTGAATTAAAAAATGAGCTTTATATTGTTTGCAAGGTTGCTTGTCTTAGTCCAACCCAGTTTTCACTGTCTTAGAGGGTCAAATCATGAATGacttttatgaaataaatcttaattaaattaagtcTTTTGCAGGAAAATCATCAAAAGGCCAGTCACAGAAAGCTCAGCAAGCTGTTTTAGAGGTAAATCTTTTTCTGTGTCCTTTAAAACCTTTTCTATTGTGCTTATTAATTTCCGCCTACAGAAATTTCGCACTGGTGgctataatattattgttgcAACATCAATTGGCGAGGAAGGTCTAGATATCATGGAGGTTGATCTAGTAATTTGTTTTGATGCTAATGTCTCACCTTTAAGAATGATTCAGCGCATGGGGAGAACAGGAAGAAAGCATGATGGTCGAGTTGATATCCTTTTGTGTCATTTTCACGATTTTATTGTATTCTTATGATAATGCACTTGATCTTGCTTTGGATGTTTGAATTGGCCTCAGATTTTCTTGGtgattttttattactatttcaTCAGTTTAGTATGTGTCACCTGGCTTTCCTTAACAAGCATTACTCGTTTTGGCCTGTCAAGGGACGGAACTGAAGGGTTACATGAGAAAGCAAGCACATGGAAATGCTATACGTAAACATATGCGAAATGGAGGAACAAATAGTTTTAATTTCCACACTAGTCCAAGAATGGTGAGATTTGTCTGATCAACTTGTTGGCTTCTCATTGTTCCTTAGAGCTATAGTTTTCTTTCCCTCTCTACATGCTCTACTATCTATGTGCAGATTCCACATATTTTTAAACCAGAAGTCCAATATGTTGAGATCTCAATTGAACAATTCATTCCCCGTGGTGGAATTAAAGTGAAAGATGACGATGCTTCCGAAATCCCAAATATTCAATGCAAACTGACTGATTCTGAAGCTGATCTAGTTGCCAAATATTTCCCACCTACGAATGGGAGTAGTACATGGAGGCCATCACTCATTGCCTTCCCTCATTTTCAGTCATTTCCTTCCAGGGTGCATAAACTAATGCATTCTTTCCGATCATGCGTTCTAGTTGATGCAATGCAACACTTGCAGAACTTATCATATTGTGGGGATGAAAAAGCCTTCTTCCTGGAGGTATACAACTAATTTGTGTTGGACTGATTTTGTTACTTGTATCTAACTTTTGGTACTAACTTGGTCTTGTCCCAATTATCAGGATGAATGCTTATTGAATCCAAACAAGAGAGTGGAAAATGTAGAACAACATGAGAGTACCATGCCAGGTAATTCAATTTGCACTTcataagttgaagtgtgtacaccaatatcttttattttttgtatcaTTCATTTCGACAgtatatgtataaaaatattttacgaAATGAGCTAGGGTTTGCCTCCCCCCTTTTATATGCGTGATCGAATGACTGAGATTAAAGGGGAAATTGGGGAGCTCAGATGGAACGGCATTGAGGAAGCTATTGTGCCGATGAAGGATAATAGGTAGCATGGTAATAATAGATAGTAGTTAAATTAAGTTACAGCTTTTAGTATTGAGATGGGTAGTATGGGATGATTATTAAGTTCCTTAATGAGAGAGTGGATTTATACTATTCCTGTTTAGATAAGGATTAGGATTAGGATTTAGGGTTAGCTTTAGCATTTGAATAGATCCTTGAATTCCAATATgcaataaataacttatttatggtttatctcttctccatatTTTCTTGGCCTCTCATCACCCCTTCTTGGAACTTTAACAAACGCTAGTGtttcttcaaaatataataaccatATTCATCTATGTTTTCAGCATAAAAAATCTAATCAACGATTCCATTTATTGTATTCACCTCTTCAAAGAATTTATGCCTTTTGTTAGAAATATAATAGCCCCTTGAATGGACAACATTATGTACAGATTCTAGCTCTGTTAGTTGTGTCTTATGTATGCAGCGGAGATAGAATAATGTTACAGAAAGCTCTCTAGATTGAGAATAACTTGATCATGTCATTGGGGCATTGGTTATATGGAGTGGCAGTATCAAGTATGGGTGACTTATGTGTGAACATTTCCACTATTAGCTCTAAAAAACAAACTCCCCCTAACATAAAGtgtggtaattttttttttcacacaaAAGAAAGTGTGGTATTGTCTTTGGGCTTCTGTTGTGCAGCTTAGGTGGGGTTGCTCATAATCATTAAGTTGTTGCATTTATTTATCTCATTATGGTCTCACTTTATCATATCCATGCATTATATTTACTATGTTAAAATATCTATATCAGGGCCCCAGATTTCTCAAGGTTCTCCAGTTGATGATTCACAGAAATTAATACCACATTCCAACTCAGCTTTTGAGACCTGTGGAATTGAGGAGCAGCACTGTCTGCAAGACTCACCGTGCAGAGGTCCTGCCAAGCATTCTTACCTCTTCGGTTCTGATTTTATTACTATTAGCCCGTTGGGTAGAGTTGTCATTTTGTCTGTGCCCCAACTTCCGGTAAAAGAAGCCTCTCATTCCAAGTATGGCAACATTAGCAAGAACCTCTCACTTAACTATTTGAAGGAAGATGGATTTTGTGTTAAGGTTCAATGCAGAGACTACAATTTGGAAACTCGAGAAATAGAGAACTCAGCTTGCCACATAGCTTGTACTCAGACAAATGATCATTTACATACAGATGAGTTTGTTAACTTCGATGCCCAGCAGAAAATCAATTTAGATGGCAATGACTCCAATCTACAGGATTCCTTGTGCAATGCAAAGCTGTTGAATGATGGGGATCCTGATAGCATAGCGCATGTGGAAGACGAAATTATGATGCCTTTAGCTGGTGACTCGATCAATGAATTTATAGATGTTGATCTGAGTCCTCGATTAACTAATTTCATCAAAAGTGGTGTTGTTCCAGAGTCTCCCATACAGCACACAGGTTGGTATTCTTTCTTAATTTCGTAGATCTCTTCATGTAGGGGAAAATGATAGTacatataatatgataaaaaccAAGGTAGCTCAAATGGAAAGAGTCTTGCCTAAAAGACCAAAAGTCTCAGATTTGATTTCTACTGAGAATGCTGGGGCATGACTGTGAGGTCATGCTAGTTTCCTGGAAGAAATAAACCctggtttaaaaaaaacatgatagcTAAAGTTGCTGATACAAGTAATTGAAACGTGCAGGGGTATCACAAGCTAAAGAAAGCAGTAAGTCATTGTCTCCAAAAATTGGTTCACCTACTAGATCCAACAAGGAAATATTATTGGAATCATCGGTTGATAAGGGAGCTGATAATAGAATAATTtgtgaaaattatttttcactttCTACTAATGAAGAAATTCAAACCCCTGTACTCCCTGTGAAGAGTTATGCCAGAAGAGGGGTCATCTATGATTCGCCCATTATTGGAAATGTACAAACTCCTTTTGATTCTTCTAGAAACGATCTTTGCAGTAAAGAATGGAAGTTGTCTTGTGGAAGCAAATCAGCAAGTGCCAAACCAACAAAGTTGAAACGTTTACGCAGATTTGGGGATATAAATAAACGGATACCAAGGGAAGAAAAGTTCCTACAAGACAGTGGTCCTTCAACATCATCTTTAAGTGCTCTGCCAATTAAAATTGCAAAGGGTAAACAAAATTAGTTGTTTAATGTTGTACTCTGGTGATGTAGAATTTTAGATTTCCTTATAtgcattttttttcaatcttttgCTTCTCATTACCTTTGGCTTACAGAAAACCTTGTATAGTTAGACTTTCTTTCGTCTACTTATTGACTTTAGCAATGCCTTGGCATGCCTTTTCTATTTTCTGCATACAGGGAAAAGAAAGATGGATTTGGATGCAAAGGACTTCATTGAAGAGGAAGCTGAGTATGCcctttttctaataaaatagttaaaacatgttttgcttggtaattttagtttatatattatagaatttATAGGTAATGAATGAAGATCACacttattagaaataaaataagaattaagaACCTTTCTTTCTCTTCTGTATACCAAGTGAAAGGAGTCTTGGGTATACGAGGCTCCTTCACTTTTGGAATTCCCAAACTACCCTTCGCTGAAAATATACTTTACATcccaaaataatacaatttatagGATAAAAGTTCGTTTCGCTCATTTTGCTTTTTCACCTTGTGGAGGTTCATATAGCTTCACGTATCTATAAAAATAGCTCAAATTACTTTCTCATAGTTAGTTATTGGTTAACTCTGTTAAGTTCTTAAATCACCTCTACACAATTTTGCAGCTCCTTAATCTCAGTTctgttgacaaaaaaaattctttctAAAATACATATCAAGACAATTATTGAGATAACAAAAAAATGATGATTACACgtaatttgagtcatttttaaaaGTTCACGATGCAAGCCAGTAATGAGGATGTGCATTGTTTAGCCATATTTTAAAGTGTGTTTTGTGCTGACATGCTTTGTGTTGGACAACTCCTTAGCTAACTGGTTCCTGTAATTTTCAGGGTGTCTTCAGAATTTGAAGTAtcagatgatgaagaagaaggagacCCGAATTCCAGTGATGATAGCTTTATAGACGATAGAATCAACCCCACATCAAACATTCAACCAGAATCTAGTGAAATGATGGCAATTTACAGGTTATTTTCCTTGTATTTCTTCATCAGATCAATTACTGAAAGAGTTATAGGCGTCATAAGTTTTTTACTAGAGGGAAATCAGAATATGAATCTGAAATCAAAGAACTAAAAATCAGGCATAAAAGGAAATCAGAGAATCTgtattttctttctattttactTAACATAGCCCTATGTACATTGGTAATATACACATAAAAACCTTCAAATTGTACACCATTTTTTTGATAAGAAAAGATCATTCATAATGCCTACTTTATTTCCGGTTCTTCTTTTCACAGAGGTGTTTCCATGATTCAAACCATTGACCTAGCTATATATAAGAGATATCAATGGATGTTAAGCCTATTTGCTACTGTGATCCCTACAAATCTACATTGGTtaatcttataccaaacaaaaaaaagttcatCAATTGTGACAAAATAACATTTTCCAAATGTCAATTTAGTTTGTTATCATTGACATTTAACTTTTTGGTTACACTTCTCGGACAGGCGCTCTTTGCTCACCCAATCACCTATGGTGAGCCTTCCAAACTATGCCACAGATATTACACCTGGTTCCATCATTTCCATTGCCGAGTCAAGTCAAAGTGCTTACTCACCAGTTGCGATTAACCATGTGGTTCAAACGCCTCAAACTCTGATAAATTTTTCTGAGATAATGAATTCTTCACAACCCGACAATATTGGAGAGAATGAGAATGATAATGGGactagaaaaagaaaattgagtttttctCAAGTTGAGTTTTCAAATCATCAGTTCAAGACAGCTTGCACCAAAACACCACATGTCCAGAATGACGCGGAAAGGATAGAAAAACTTGAACATTCATTAGACGACGATCAGTTCTTCATGGATGTCGATCTCGATGCAATTCAGGAACAAGCTGCTGCGTTACTGAGACACAAAACTCAAACGTCCATGCAAGGTATTATTGTATCTGGTGATAAGAATTCTCCTACATTTGATCTTGGTGTATAGTCCTAATAATGTTGTATGGATTGTTATAAGTTATAGTTATAAACTgtatagattttataattttatgtttagttATGAGTATAAAAAGTAAAAGGTTTTTTtaccttttatatttattaaagttatttttaatttattttattattaatatttaaattaataaaaataattatttaattaccatataaatattttcttaaaataaataatatttattgctttataattttttttttttggttcgatttcttttatcttttagtTTAAGGACATGTCATACttacatatttttgttataatttataactcgTTATTATTGtgcatataaataataaaagtcaCGGGTTTCAATTGAtctaaattaaagttaaattatgACTTGAGatggttttaattttttaaataaaaaaagaagataattaTCCTATCAACCTTCACTGTCTACCAAATCGATCTGGGtatcattaattattagtaaattttttgaaataaatgtaTTAGAAAGAACAAAAGGTCAGTTCagggatgaaaaaaaaaaaaaaaaaaaaaaatatatatatatatatatatatatatatatatatatatatatatatatataaaagtgaatTTGTAGAAAATGGTTCCAATTAAGTTTGTTGGGCTCATTTGGaaaacttttaataaaataaatatatatatatatatatatatatatatatatatttatttatttttttctagcATTTTCTTGTTCAAATTCATGATGAGACATTACAACATATCCAGACcctaaataaacttaaaatgaaaGGATTTGTGTTGGCTAAAGAAACTAAATGTAGGATATAAAATTAGACTTTTATGGTATAATAAACAAATGTagaaaactattaataaaacCTACAAATATCcacattaaaagaaaatatatatatatatatatatatatatatatatatatatatatatatatatatatatatatatatatatatatatatatatataagagaatgaaaagacttttttttttctcttcaatttctttgtttcttctttcatCATTCTTGTTGCCTTCACCTAAATATCAGGAGTGAAAAAATCAGTTAAGAATCAAAGTTCTAATATTAAGGTTGCACTAAAACTGTTCAATTTAAAAACAAGTCTTATTAAATATCTACATCTATGTTGGATTAAAACTctcataaaatatttctaattaacATCAACAATGTACATTTGCAATATTCATTAAAGATGTCAACTATATCTCATTTACTACAAatagaaaaatgagaaaaaaaaatggattttacTATAAAGTGAgttaatataaaagtaattttcaaaaagtatttataatatgtaacacattcaaacaaaacttttgtaaatatattaaaaatatcctGCAAATCCCAAAGAAAACtagaaatatatatgatatatatatatgaactaaaatatttataaccaCGAAAATAGTTATTAATTCATAACAAAAAAGactgaaattttaatattatatatagaaactcgataaattaatactcgattatttaataaactctctaagataatatttttggccGATCCCGACTCGGGGATAAAgtgctaaataaataattcgcTAAAGTTATAAGATAATTTCTTTAGAccccatataaaatataaattaataattctttatatatagcatattacatgaatgatttaggaaggtttcttgaaaaatgactcaattgtcttttgttttttttgttaaaattaatttcccCTTGAATGTTGTCTCTAATTTTCCTTAGCATGGTAATAACTTCTGGTGTTGTTTTCTCATAGCTcaacaagaaattgttcaatgtgatTGTCGCTTTAATAGCTTCGTTTCGCGAAGGGGCTCCATTGTAAaactttcatcatcttcttcatcgatatcatctttattaatttcaataacgCTTTCAATACTTTCTTCATCAGTCAACAACTGTGCAACTACATTTTCTTTTGGGTAAGTCAGAACATCTTTGACATCCATTGCATTGCGATAACCCAACTCTTTGATCAAATTCTGGATGAGTGCTTTCACCACCTTCATCTGAGTTCTCAAAAGTCACGTTATCTGTTGATCGAAGTTTACAATGACGAAAGCAGTTCG
This genomic window contains:
- the LOC124909892 gene encoding DEAD-box ATP-dependent RNA helicase FANCM, with translation MSSTDPDRVIEEDDDEFDWESAVREIDVACQITESSSSSLFHSSSNVQKKLSSSRQSTLDKFIGKAGLAIAPPPVNCDSGRREQYMVDEVERFGLVKIDPETAHTWIYPVNVPLREYQRSITKTALFSNTLVALPTGLGKTLIAAVVMYNYFRWFPQGKIVFAAPSRPLVMQQIEACHNTVGIPQEWTIDMTGQTSPSKRASLWKDKRVFFVTPQVLEKDIQSGTCSVKHIVCLVIDEAHRASGNYSYCVAVRELMSAQQQFRILALTATPGSKQQSIQHIIDNLHITILEYRNESDPDVSPYVHDRKIETIEVSMGESATDVNKMLLEVIRPIVARLSAFGILQNRDYQTLSPCDLLNSRDKFRQAPPHDLHHMKYGEVEGYFGVLITLYHIRKLLSSHGIRPTYEMLEEKLRQGSFARSMSKNETIWKAKLLMQQSLSHGAPSPKLSKMLEVLTDHFKIKDPKKSRVIIFSNFRGSVRDILDALKSIGDFVKATEFIGQSSGKSSKGQSQKAQQAVLEKFRTGGYNIIVATSIGEEGLDIMEVDLVICFDANVSPLRMIQRMGRTGRKHDGRVVVLACQGTELKGYMRKQAHGNAIRKHMRNGGTNSFNFHTSPRMIPHIFKPEVQYVEISIEQFIPRGGIKVKDDDASEIPNIQCKLTDSEADLVAKYFPPTNGSSTWRPSLIAFPHFQSFPSRVHKLMHSFRSCVLVDAMQHLQNLSYCGDEKAFFLEVYNTWSCPNYQDECLLNPNKRVENVEQHESTMPGPQISQGSPVDDSQKLIPHSNSAFETCGIEEQHCLQDSPCRGPAKHSYLFGSDFITISPLGRVVILSVPQLPVKEASHSKYGNISKNLSLNYLKEDGFCVKVQCRDYNLETREIENSACHIACTQTNDHLHTDEFVNFDAQQKINLDGNDSNLQDSLCNAKLLNDGDPDSIAHVEDEIMMPLAGDSINEFIDVDLSPRLTNFIKSGVVPESPIQHTGVSQAKESSKSLSPKIGSPTRSNKEILLESSVDKGADNRIICENYFSLSTNEEIQTPVLPVKSYARRGVIYDSPIIGNVQTPFDSSRNDLCSKEWKLSCGSKSASAKPTKLKRLRRFGDINKRIPREEKFLQDSGPSTSSLSALPIKIAKGKRKMDLDAKDFIEEEAEVSSEFEVSDDEEEGDPNSSDDSFIDDRINPTSNIQPESSEMMAIYRRSLLTQSPMVSLPNYATDITPGSIISIAESSQSAYSPVAINHVVQTPQTLINFSEIMNSSQPDNIGENENDNGTRKRKLSFSQVEFSNHQFKTACTKTPHVQNDAERIEKLEHSLDDDQFFMDVDLDAIQEQAAALLRHKTQTSMQGIIVSGDKNSPTFDLGV